Below is a genomic region from bacterium.
GGTGGAGGGCCTTCCCTGCCGGGTGCGCGCTTCGCGCTCGTTCCTGGCCGACCGCGAGGTGCAGGGGCTGCTGGCCCTGTTGCGCCTGGCTGCCGCGGCCCAGGACAACCTGCATTTCCGCGGCGCGCTGCGCCTGGCCGGCCTGGACCCGGAGGGCGAGTATTTCGCGCGCCTGGCGCAGAACGCAACCGAACATGGCCGGCCGCTGCTGGCGGAGCTCAAGGCCCAGATCATCCGCGAGGAGCCGCTGTCGCGCCACGGGGAGAAAGCCGCCCGGTTCCTGGAGCTGGTTGACCGCTGCCGCCGCGACCTCGACCGTCTGCCCCCAGCCACCCTGCTCGAAACCCTGGCCGCCGAGCTTCTGCCGCAACGTCAGGCGCAGCCCGCGCCGTTGGAGCACCTTCTGCGCGTGACTGAGCGTTTCGGCTCCGGGCGCGAGTTCCTGCGCCGGGTGGCGCTCCAGGCCGAGGGCGACCTGGAGCGCATAGCCGGTCGCGCCGCGGCCGAGGCGGTGACCCTGAGCACCATGCACGCGGCCAAGGGCCTGGAGTTCCCGGTGGTGTTCGTCTGCGGCCTGGAGGCGGGCCTCGTTCCGCTGGAGCGCGAGGGCTGCGACCCGGCCGAGGAGCGCCGCCTTCTGTACGTTGCCCTCACCCGCGCCGGACGCCGTCTGTACCTGTCCAGCGCGGCGCGTCGCATGCTGCACGGCCGCACGCTGGAGGCGGGCTGGTCGCCGCTCGTGGCCGACATTCCAGCCGACAGCCTGGAGGCTTTCGCGCCGCTGCCGCCGCGCCGCCGTCCGCCCGACCGCCAGCTCGACCTGTTATGACGGCGCTGTATGCAACCAAAACGCAAGTTCCATGACAACCGGGCATTTTAAGCTTGACTTTCCCGCAGACGGTTGTAAGCTCTATCGATAGGCCTTGCTATTGCCAGGGGCATATTGTATCTTCAACCTGCCGGGTGGGTCCGCCCGGCGTGGACCCGGAAGAAGCGGATGCATCGGGCACGGTGAGATCCGCCCCAGCCCGTACCTGAACAAAGGAGCGCAGGGATGCTGATCCTGACACGGAAACAGGGCGAATCGGTCGCCATCGGAGATGACATCAAGGTGACCGTGGTCGAGATACAGGGCAAGCAGGTCAAGTTGGGAGTGAAAGCCCCGCGCGAAATTTCGGTGCACCGCCAGGAAGTCTACGAGAAGATTCAGGAGGAGAACATCCGCGCCGCGCAGGTGAGCGCCGATGACCTGGCCGGCCTGGAGACCACGGTGGAGAGTCCCGCGGCCGAAAGCGACGAACGCGAATCGGAGCGCCAGGCCGGCTGACCGCCCCTCCCGGTCAGGGCGGTGTAACCGGAGCCGTCTTTGTCCGTTCTCTGTACAGAGTGGCGCCGCATTTCGGGCGGGGAAGTCGTGGATGAGTGAAGAACTGGAAAAAAACCAGCTCGGCCTGTGGGAAAAACTGGGCCGGCTGTATGGCGAAACGTCGGGTGGGCCGTCCCAGGATGAGCCTGAGGAGCCGGAGCTCGAGGTGACGGAGAACCTGCCCTCGCCCCCGCCGACGGAGCAGTTGTCGCCGGATGAGCCGGACACAGTGGACGATCCGGCCAGCCCGGCGTTCCCCGGACCGATGTTCCGCCTGGCCTCGAACCTGCCGGAAAGCGGCGGACGGCCGGCGCCACCGCAAGCCCTGAATGCCCTCGGGCGGGTCCACGAGACCTGCACCCGTTGTCGCAGAAGCTGCAAACAGAGCGGCCGCAAGCTCAACCGCATGCTCTGTATCGGATTCCTGCCGATCGAGGACTGAGCCGTGTGCCAGGCGCACTCCCCTCACCGGCCCCTGCCGCAACCGATCCCCCGCCAGGCGGTGATTGCGTATGATAATCATCTGCCACAAGTGTGACTCCAGGTTCAAGGTCCGCGACGACATGTTGACGGGCGGCCCGAAAAAGGCCCGTTGCAAGAACTGCGGTGCGCAAATGCTGATCAGCCTGCCCGATTCGGGAGTCGTGCCCCCGGAGGGCCTGCTCACCAGCGCGATCGGCCCCGAGCCGGCGTCTCCGGCCGTGGCCCCCGCGGCTGACACCCCCCAGCCGGCCGCTCCCGCAGCAAGCAGCCCCGGCGCGCAGGAGACACCGGCCGCCGAGGGCCAGGCAGACGCCGCCGAGGCCTCTTCCACCATCGAGAACAGCACCGAAAACGCGATGGCCAAGCTCGAAAAGCGCCGCCGCGAGATGGAGGACGAGATCGCCGGGAGGCTGCACAAGGCCGCCCTGGAGACCCTGGAATTCCAGGACCTCGAGTACCTGGGGAACAAGCTAAAAGCCATCGAGTCCAACCCCGAGGCGGCGCTGGAGGAGGATATCCAGCTCTTCGCCTGCATCAAGTGCAAATCGGTGTTCGCCCTGTACGCGGATGACCCGCGCCAGTGCCCGAACTGTCCGGCCGACTCGGTCCTGGTCCGCGGCCAGGATATCCTGCGCCAGTTCGGGATGTTCAACCGCTGACCGCCGCACTGCGGCAGGCTGGGTGGAACTTTCCCGCCGAATCCGGTTTAGTAGAGATACCGGCGCACAACAGTGTCAGTACAACCGTGACTCGGAGTGATCACGCTTGAACAAGAACCGTAAAGAAAATAAAGATCAGGCCAAGCCGAAACCGCCAGTCAGGAAAAGCCGGTTCGACGAGGATTCGATCTCGATGTACCTGAAGGAGATAAGCAACTACCCCCTGCTCGGTCCCGAGCAGGAGGTCCGGCTTGCCGGCGACTACAAGGCGGGCGACCGCCGGGCCATCGAGAAACTGGTGCTGTCGAACCTGCGTTTCGTGGTCTCGATCGCCAAGAAATACCAAAACCTGGGGGTGTCGCTCTCCGACCTGATCAACGAGGGCAACATCGGGCTGATCCGGGCCGCGTACAAGTTCGACGAGACCAAGGGCGTGCGGTTCATCACCTATGCGGTCTGGTGGATCAAGCAGGCGATAATCCAGTACCTGAGCGAGCAGAGCCGCGTGGTGAGGATTCCGCTGAACAAAGCCAGCGCCATGTTCAAGATGGAAAAGGCCCTGAACAGCCTGAGCCAGGAACTGGGCCGCGACCCCACCACCTCCGAGATCATGCAGGAGATCGACATGGCCAGCGACGAACTGGCCGAGATGATGCCCCTGTACCAGCCCCAGTACTCGCTGGAGTCGAGTTCCAACCCGCAGGATGACATCATCCTGCTCAACTCGATCCCGGATGACAAGACCCCCGGGCCGATGGACGGGATGTTCAAGCAGGAGCTGAGCGAGGCCATCGAGGACATGCTCTCCTCGATCAAGGACCGCGAGGCCCGTATCCTGCGCTTCTACTACGGGCTGGACGACACCGAGCCGATGACCCTGGAGGAGATCGGCG
It encodes:
- a CDS encoding ATP-binding domain-containing protein, giving the protein VEGLPCRVRASRSFLADREVQGLLALLRLAAAAQDNLHFRGALRLAGLDPEGEYFARLAQNATEHGRPLLAELKAQIIREEPLSRHGEKAARFLELVDRCRRDLDRLPPATLLETLAAELLPQRQAQPAPLEHLLRVTERFGSGREFLRRVALQAEGDLERIAGRAAAEAVTLSTMHAAKGLEFPVVFVCGLEAGLVPLEREGCDPAEERRLLYVALTRAGRRLYLSSAARRMLHGRTLEAGWSPLVADIPADSLEAFAPLPPRRRPPDRQLDLL
- the csrA gene encoding carbon storage regulator CsrA, which produces MLILTRKQGESVAIGDDIKVTVVEIQGKQVKLGVKAPREISVHRQEVYEKIQEENIRAAQVSADDLAGLETTVESPAAESDERESERQAG
- a CDS encoding zinc-ribbon domain-containing protein produces the protein MIIICHKCDSRFKVRDDMLTGGPKKARCKNCGAQMLISLPDSGVVPPEGLLTSAIGPEPASPAVAPAADTPQPAAPAASSPGAQETPAAEGQADAAEASSTIENSTENAMAKLEKRRREMEDEIAGRLHKAALETLEFQDLEYLGNKLKAIESNPEAALEEDIQLFACIKCKSVFALYADDPRQCPNCPADSVLVRGQDILRQFGMFNR
- a CDS encoding RNA polymerase sigma factor RpoD/SigA → MNKNRKENKDQAKPKPPVRKSRFDEDSISMYLKEISNYPLLGPEQEVRLAGDYKAGDRRAIEKLVLSNLRFVVSIAKKYQNLGVSLSDLINEGNIGLIRAAYKFDETKGVRFITYAVWWIKQAIIQYLSEQSRVVRIPLNKASAMFKMEKALNSLSQELGRDPTTSEIMQEIDMASDELAEMMPLYQPQYSLESSSNPQDDIILLNSIPDDKTPGPMDGMFKQELSEAIEDMLSSIKDREARILRFYYGLDDTEPMTLEEIGEIFGVTRERVRQIKEKAIKQLRQANQKKAEETYLN